A stretch of Spirosoma oryzicola DNA encodes these proteins:
- a CDS encoding manganese catalase family protein: MILKMDQLPIELPVPTNPSANNAAAVQELLGGKFGEMSTLMNYTFQSFNFRGRKKLRPFYDLICSIAGEEYGHIEVVAYTTNLLLTGTSKRGMDPTTTPLANGVDARNTSHFIASGQSALPMDSMGRFWSGENVFNSGNLKLDLLHNFFLECGARANKMRVYEMVDTPTARTMVGYLLVRGGLHVVAYAKALEKLTGVEVTKLLPIPDLSNDKFPEAKKFMEQKLHLQLYTFSQNDYKQAGLIWNGPHPEDGQECVVIEGAIPGHTPPDLDEEPQLNAPGADDFDPQMFADMAKKMGIDYKY, encoded by the coding sequence ATGATTCTAAAAATGGATCAGCTCCCTATCGAGCTACCAGTTCCCACTAATCCCTCTGCCAATAACGCAGCGGCTGTTCAAGAATTACTGGGTGGCAAGTTTGGCGAGATGTCGACCCTGATGAACTACACGTTTCAGTCGTTCAATTTTCGGGGTCGGAAGAAGCTGCGGCCTTTCTACGATCTGATCTGTAGTATTGCCGGGGAAGAATACGGGCATATTGAAGTCGTAGCTTACACAACCAACCTGCTGCTGACAGGTACCAGCAAACGAGGTATGGACCCGACGACGACCCCACTGGCGAACGGTGTGGATGCGCGTAACACAAGCCATTTCATTGCCAGTGGTCAGTCAGCCCTTCCGATGGATTCGATGGGACGATTCTGGTCTGGTGAAAACGTGTTCAACAGCGGTAATCTCAAGCTGGACTTACTGCACAATTTCTTTCTGGAGTGCGGAGCGCGGGCCAACAAAATGCGGGTTTACGAAATGGTCGATACCCCAACGGCCCGAACGATGGTCGGTTATCTGCTGGTTCGGGGAGGATTGCACGTAGTTGCTTACGCCAAAGCGCTGGAGAAATTGACTGGTGTGGAGGTGACTAAATTGCTGCCCATTCCGGACTTGAGTAATGACAAGTTTCCAGAAGCGAAGAAATTCATGGAGCAAAAGTTGCACCTGCAACTGTATACCTTCAGCCAGAACGATTACAAGCAGGCGGGTCTGATCTGGAATGGTCCGCACCCGGAAGATGGGCAGGAGTGTGTCGTTATCGAAGGAGCTATTCCCGGCCATACACCACCCGATCTGGACGAAGAACCGCAACTCAACGCTCCCGGCGCCGACGACTTCGATCCGCAGATGTTTGCGGATATGGCGAAAAAAATGGGAATCGATTATAAATACTAA
- a CDS encoding MFS transporter has protein sequence MKFRHRVLSGLFLLSTITYLDRVCMNVVSKYVKADLNLDNQQFGYILGAFSLAYALFEMPTGSLGDRIGPRRVLTRVVVWWSAFTALTGTAFNFLYLLVIRFLFGAGEAGAYPNASIVIARWFPTVEIGRAQSVIWAAGRLGGALTPLIVIPLVHWAGWRWAFVMLGVVGVLWAIGWFISFRDEPAAQPGISDEEVREIEKGRKIKYSDHQIPWKAILRNPDLWALMLMCHLFFYGSYFFTNWSSVYFQEGRGLTESDTKTFISLSYFLGAVGCLLGGALSDLLSKHYGLKFGRRVVGIGGLGLSSLFFLLAGLATNNQTAAYLLALCVLLKDLALPVAFAVCVDIGQRNAGIVAGAMNFAGQLGGFFITILFGIIVEQTKNFNYPLFMISGCLLVSALLWLRIDPTKPVTLVKSEPNA, from the coding sequence ATGAAGTTCCGTCACCGTGTGCTGAGCGGCCTGTTCTTGCTATCTACCATTACTTACCTCGACCGGGTTTGTATGAACGTGGTAAGCAAATACGTCAAAGCCGATTTAAATCTTGATAACCAACAATTTGGCTACATTCTAGGCGCGTTCTCATTGGCCTACGCTTTGTTTGAAATGCCAACGGGTTCTCTCGGAGACAGGATTGGTCCGCGCCGGGTTCTGACACGAGTGGTGGTGTGGTGGTCGGCTTTTACGGCACTTACCGGTACGGCCTTCAACTTTCTGTATCTTCTGGTAATTCGATTTCTTTTCGGTGCGGGTGAAGCCGGTGCCTATCCCAACGCATCCATCGTCATTGCCCGCTGGTTTCCAACTGTTGAGATAGGCCGGGCGCAGTCGGTTATCTGGGCTGCCGGACGATTGGGCGGGGCCTTGACGCCGTTGATTGTCATCCCGTTGGTACACTGGGCGGGTTGGCGCTGGGCTTTTGTTATGCTGGGTGTTGTCGGCGTTTTGTGGGCGATTGGCTGGTTTATTTCCTTCCGCGATGAACCAGCGGCCCAGCCTGGAATCAGCGACGAAGAAGTTCGGGAAATTGAGAAGGGGCGTAAGATCAAATATTCGGATCACCAGATTCCCTGGAAAGCGATTCTGCGAAACCCCGACCTGTGGGCGTTGATGCTAATGTGTCACCTGTTCTTCTACGGATCGTACTTTTTTACGAACTGGTCGTCGGTTTATTTTCAGGAAGGTCGTGGCCTGACCGAATCCGACACAAAGACGTTTATCTCGCTCTCCTATTTCCTGGGTGCTGTAGGCTGCCTGCTGGGTGGCGCGCTGAGCGATTTACTGAGCAAACATTACGGATTGAAATTCGGGCGTCGGGTCGTCGGTATCGGTGGCCTGGGATTGTCGAGTTTATTCTTTCTGCTGGCTGGACTCGCCACCAATAACCAAACAGCCGCCTACTTGCTCGCTCTGTGTGTATTGCTCAAAGATCTGGCGTTACCCGTTGCGTTTGCCGTATGCGTCGATATCGGGCAGCGTAACGCAGGTATTGTGGCCGGTGCCATGAACTTTGCCGGGCAACTGGGTGGCTTTTTCATCACCATCCTGTTTGGCATCATCGTCGAGCAAACAAAGAATTTCAATTACCCACTCTTCATGATCTCGGGTTGTCTGCTGGTAAGCGCCCTGCTCTGGCTCCGGATTGATCCTACTAAACCGGTAACCCTCGTAAAAAGCGAGCCAAACGCGTAA
- the aroB gene encoding 3-dehydroquinate synthase, which translates to MSTVTIAPLAESLPAFLDANDFSAIAVIADNHTFRFCYPDLKAVLPKHTLVRIKAGEEQKHIATCELIWDALTRANFDRHALVINLGGGVIGDMGGFCAATYKRGIAFAQVPTTLLSQVDASVGGKLGIDFRGFKNHIGVFQQPNTVLIDTAFLATLPERELRSGFAEIIKHCLIADAAMWDEIRRRDLDEQDWSALVAHSVAVKQRVVEQDPTEKGLRKILNFGHTLGHAVETYFLTQPRKRLLHGEAIAVGMVAEAYIAFHKKMIDENLLTQIEEYVFAVYGNIRLTDADIEPILALTLQDKKNRGNQVRMALLDGPGSCAFDVSVTAAEMRRGVEFYRGVNKH; encoded by the coding sequence ATGTCAACTGTAACGATTGCCCCACTCGCTGAAAGCCTCCCTGCTTTCTTAGACGCTAACGATTTTTCGGCCATTGCTGTCATCGCCGACAACCATACCTTCCGTTTCTGCTATCCCGACCTAAAAGCGGTGCTACCCAAGCACACACTCGTTCGGATCAAGGCCGGGGAAGAACAAAAACACATTGCTACCTGTGAATTGATCTGGGATGCATTGACGCGCGCTAATTTTGACCGTCATGCGTTGGTCATCAATCTCGGTGGCGGTGTTATTGGGGATATGGGCGGCTTCTGCGCGGCTACTTACAAGCGCGGTATTGCCTTCGCGCAGGTTCCTACAACGCTGCTCTCGCAAGTTGACGCCAGTGTCGGCGGTAAACTCGGTATTGATTTTCGCGGTTTTAAAAACCACATCGGGGTATTTCAGCAACCCAATACGGTACTGATCGATACGGCGTTTCTGGCTACGCTGCCCGAACGCGAGCTTCGTTCGGGCTTTGCCGAGATTATTAAACACTGTCTTATTGCCGATGCGGCCATGTGGGACGAAATTCGTCGGCGCGATCTCGACGAACAGGACTGGTCGGCTCTGGTCGCTCACTCGGTTGCGGTAAAGCAGCGGGTAGTGGAGCAGGACCCGACGGAGAAGGGACTACGTAAAATTCTGAACTTCGGCCATACGCTGGGTCATGCCGTCGAAACCTACTTTTTGACCCAACCCCGGAAGCGGCTGTTACACGGTGAAGCCATTGCGGTGGGTATGGTCGCCGAAGCGTACATCGCTTTTCACAAAAAGATGATCGACGAAAATTTGCTGACTCAAATCGAAGAATACGTGTTTGCCGTATATGGAAATATCCGACTAACTGATGCAGACATTGAACCGATTCTGGCGCTTACGTTGCAGGACAAAAAAAACCGGGGAAATCAGGTTCGCATGGCCCTGCTGGATGGACCCGGCAGTTGTGCATTCGATGTGTCGGTTACCGCTGCCGAAATGCGCCGTGGGGTCGAGTTTTACCGGGGGGTAAATAAGCATTAA
- a CDS encoding DUF4136 domain-containing protein has product MKKCVGVLFVLAIVAMAGCSPSRLFVEHDYSYEGHFKNYESFNFLECEFVDSTLLCSDIQDAIRHQMEARGYRVSNRNPNLLISYNIFRSDLRFRGYQQPVIKDWVVREDDDATYKRIDYNLDEGTLMISLIDAESYQVIWKGYASKMMRNPNFKNNYFKGIVRSIFDQYPLMATVK; this is encoded by the coding sequence ATGAAAAAGTGCGTTGGTGTTTTGTTTGTACTAGCTATTGTGGCTATGGCGGGCTGTTCGCCCAGTAGGTTGTTTGTGGAGCATGATTATAGCTACGAGGGCCATTTCAAGAACTACGAATCGTTTAATTTTTTAGAGTGTGAATTTGTCGATTCAACGTTGCTTTGCTCCGATATCCAGGATGCAATCCGTCACCAGATGGAAGCACGTGGCTACCGGGTCAGCAACCGCAATCCGAACCTGCTAATCTCGTATAACATCTTCCGTTCCGACCTGCGGTTCCGGGGCTATCAACAGCCGGTTATCAAAGACTGGGTGGTTCGGGAAGATGATGATGCAACGTACAAGCGTATTGATTACAACCTGGATGAAGGAACATTGATGATTTCGTTGATCGACGCAGAGTCGTATCAGGTTATCTGGAAAGGCTACGCGTCGAAGATGATGCGTAATCCGAACTTCAAGAATAATTATTTCAAAGGGATCGTTCGATCTATCTTCGACCAGTATCCTTTGATGGCAACGGTGAAATAA
- the gldA gene encoding gliding motility-associated ABC transporter ATP-binding subunit GldA yields the protein MSIRVQNLTKEYNSQRAVNQISLTVQPGEIVGFLGPNGAGKSTTMKIATGYLPPTDGTVEVNGFDVRTNPMDVRRSVGYLPEHNPLYLDLYVKEYLRFAGSLHGLHGANLTRRISDMIDLVGLGREQHKKIGQLSKGYRQRVGLAQALLHNPPVLILDEPTTGLDPNQLAEIRQVIREAGRDKTVLFSTHIMQEVEAVCDRVVIINRGQIVADGSLNQLRSASAGEGVIVVVAEFEDELASSDVLTTVTGVQRVEPLGQGQYRITAVANTDLRASIFRLAADQNLTLVGLRQQENSLEGIFKELTK from the coding sequence ATGTCCATTCGAGTTCAGAACCTTACGAAAGAATACAATAGCCAGCGGGCTGTCAACCAGATTTCGCTGACCGTACAGCCGGGCGAAATTGTCGGCTTCCTGGGACCCAATGGTGCGGGAAAATCGACCACCATGAAAATTGCCACTGGCTACCTGCCCCCAACCGATGGCACGGTCGAAGTGAATGGCTTTGACGTGCGAACGAACCCGATGGACGTCCGTCGGAGTGTAGGTTATTTACCCGAGCACAACCCACTTTATCTCGATTTATACGTCAAGGAGTACCTGCGCTTTGCGGGTTCCCTCCACGGTCTACATGGCGCAAACCTGACCCGGCGCATTTCCGATATGATCGACCTGGTTGGTTTAGGACGCGAGCAGCATAAAAAGATTGGACAACTGTCAAAAGGGTACCGGCAGCGGGTTGGCTTAGCCCAGGCCCTGCTTCACAACCCACCCGTACTAATCCTAGATGAACCAACAACGGGTCTGGACCCAAATCAACTAGCTGAGATTCGTCAGGTGATCCGTGAAGCCGGTCGCGACAAAACCGTACTTTTCTCCACGCACATCATGCAGGAAGTCGAAGCCGTTTGTGACCGTGTCGTCATTATCAACCGGGGTCAGATTGTCGCGGATGGCTCGTTGAATCAGCTGAGAAGCGCATCAGCGGGAGAAGGTGTAATCGTTGTCGTTGCCGAGTTTGAAGATGAATTAGCCAGTTCTGATGTACTGACGACTGTCACGGGAGTGCAACGGGTAGAGCCGCTAGGCCAGGGACAATACCGGATTACAGCCGTCGCGAACACCGATCTACGGGCATCAATTTTTCGACTGGCCGCCGACCAGAACCTAACACTTGTTGGCTTGCGTCAACAGGAAAACTCATTGGAAGGAATCTTTAAAGAACTCACCAAGTAA
- a CDS encoding amino acid permease, whose translation MSIFRKKTVRQILSDAEEGESSKLVKTLGVRDLTSFGIAAIIGAGIFSTIGLASYNGGPAVSLLFVFTAIACVFTALSYAQFASTVPVSGSAYTYAYVAFGEIFAWVIGWALILEYAVSNMVVAISWSEYFTSMLSGFGITFPKYLATDYGSATAAFELVQQAKQSGTALSEIPENTRLLADAYLNAPALGSLKLIANLPAGAVTVLITALVYIGIKESRTASNILVVLKLAVIGLVIGVGAFYVKPANWSPFAPNGMSGVLSGVASVFFAFIGFDSISTTAEECKNPQRDMPRAMLYCLTICTVLYVLITLVLTGMVNYKELGVSDPLAYVFQKVNLDFVAGIISVSAVVAITSALLVYQLGQPRIWMTMSRDGLLWKRFATIHPKFKTPSFATIITGVIVAIPSMFMDLKFFVDLTSVGTFFAFILVCAGILFLDAKGLSAQSKFKVPYVNGKYIIGLVLLAAFTYSLTGSNLLETLESKPLLFVFWGVWVVLAVQGFRHNFSLLPVIGILTNLYLMTELGASNWQIFGIWLAIGLVIYFSYGFRRSKLAKQEDSVGV comes from the coding sequence ATGTCCATTTTTCGCAAAAAGACCGTCCGGCAAATTTTGAGCGATGCCGAAGAGGGCGAGTCGAGCAAGCTGGTAAAGACACTGGGTGTTCGTGATTTGACGTCGTTTGGTATTGCCGCTATCATTGGTGCTGGTATTTTCAGTACAATCGGGTTGGCCAGCTACAACGGCGGACCCGCGGTGTCCCTGCTTTTTGTTTTTACGGCAATTGCCTGCGTGTTTACGGCGCTTAGTTACGCACAGTTTGCCAGCACAGTACCCGTGAGCGGTAGTGCCTACACCTACGCATATGTCGCGTTCGGTGAGATTTTTGCCTGGGTAATCGGTTGGGCGCTGATTCTGGAATATGCGGTTAGTAACATGGTCGTGGCGATTTCGTGGTCCGAATATTTCACGTCCATGCTCAGCGGTTTCGGTATTACGTTTCCTAAATATTTGGCGACCGATTACGGCTCGGCAACTGCCGCGTTCGAACTGGTTCAGCAGGCAAAACAAAGTGGTACGGCCCTGAGCGAGATCCCTGAAAATACACGGCTGCTGGCTGATGCGTACCTAAATGCCCCCGCACTCGGTAGTTTGAAACTGATCGCTAATCTTCCCGCCGGAGCCGTTACCGTCCTGATTACGGCGCTGGTTTACATCGGTATTAAAGAATCGCGGACGGCCAGCAATATTCTGGTTGTACTGAAGCTGGCGGTTATCGGACTGGTAATCGGCGTAGGGGCTTTTTACGTGAAACCCGCCAACTGGTCGCCCTTTGCGCCAAACGGCATGTCGGGTGTACTGAGTGGGGTCGCATCGGTATTTTTCGCCTTTATTGGCTTCGATTCCATTTCAACGACCGCCGAAGAGTGTAAAAATCCACAACGCGACATGCCCCGCGCTATGTTGTACTGTTTGACCATCTGTACGGTTCTGTACGTGTTAATTACGCTGGTCTTGACCGGTATGGTCAATTACAAAGAGCTGGGGGTAAGCGATCCTCTCGCGTACGTGTTCCAGAAAGTCAACCTCGATTTTGTGGCCGGTATCATATCCGTAAGCGCCGTCGTTGCCATCACCAGCGCGTTGCTTGTGTATCAGCTCGGCCAGCCGCGCATCTGGATGACCATGAGCCGTGATGGTTTGCTCTGGAAACGATTTGCCACTATCCACCCCAAGTTCAAAACCCCATCCTTTGCGACCATCATTACGGGCGTTATCGTTGCTATTCCGTCCATGTTCATGGATCTTAAGTTTTTTGTCGATCTGACGAGCGTAGGGACGTTTTTCGCGTTTATTCTAGTCTGCGCAGGTATCCTGTTTCTGGATGCGAAAGGATTATCGGCACAGTCCAAGTTCAAGGTTCCGTACGTAAACGGGAAATACATCATTGGTTTGGTTTTGCTAGCCGCCTTCACTTATTCGCTGACGGGGTCCAACTTGCTGGAAACCCTCGAAAGCAAACCACTCCTGTTTGTGTTCTGGGGCGTGTGGGTGGTGCTAGCCGTGCAGGGATTCCGGCATAATTTTTCGCTGCTTCCTGTGATCGGCATTTTAACGAACCTGTACCTGATGACCGAACTTGGCGCAAGTAACTGGCAGATCTTCGGAATCTGGCTTGCTATTGGCTTGGTCATCTATTTCTCGTACGGATTTCGAAGAAGCAAGCTGGCGAAGCAGGAAGATAGCGTCGGTGTGTAA
- a CDS encoding energy transducer TonB, whose protein sequence is MHQSNATALTFDEIIFQTRNQAYGAFNLRQTYRSTLTRALGVGIGLFVIGLSAPVLYNRFWPKNLLADQHVETEVTLTKLAEPPVEPPIQLPPVEQAPAVNTVRNLPLVVMPEAEVVEETLPPTTDELQNATSGTQTAEGTGDVEVITAPEASAPTIVEHALEVAPKTEEIFIGVEQQPEYPGGLEAMRSFLSKNLQYPRSAASAGVSGRVFVSFVVNSDGSLTDVQLLKGIGFGCDEEAIRVVQKMPRWKPGKQSGRPVRVKYNLPIAFTLE, encoded by the coding sequence ATGCATCAATCCAATGCGACTGCACTTACATTCGACGAGATCATTTTTCAGACTCGCAACCAGGCATACGGCGCTTTCAACTTACGCCAGACGTACCGATCAACGCTTACCCGCGCGCTGGGGGTCGGTATTGGCTTGTTTGTAATCGGTTTGTCGGCTCCCGTTTTATACAACCGGTTCTGGCCAAAAAATCTGCTGGCTGATCAGCACGTAGAAACGGAAGTTACGCTGACAAAACTAGCGGAGCCGCCCGTCGAACCGCCGATTCAATTGCCACCCGTGGAGCAGGCTCCCGCCGTGAATACGGTTCGTAATTTGCCACTGGTGGTCATGCCCGAGGCAGAGGTCGTGGAGGAAACCTTACCCCCAACAACGGACGAGCTTCAGAACGCAACGTCTGGCACCCAAACCGCCGAGGGAACCGGTGATGTGGAAGTGATTACCGCTCCCGAAGCCAGCGCTCCTACTATCGTTGAACACGCACTCGAAGTCGCCCCAAAGACAGAGGAAATTTTTATTGGCGTCGAGCAGCAACCCGAATACCCCGGCGGCCTCGAAGCGATGCGTAGCTTTTTATCAAAAAATTTACAGTATCCTCGCTCGGCGGCTTCGGCAGGTGTTTCGGGTCGTGTTTTCGTGAGCTTCGTGGTCAATTCCGACGGTAGTCTCACGGACGTACAGCTTCTGAAAGGAATTGGCTTCGGCTGCGATGAAGAAGCCATTCGGGTTGTTCAGAAGATGCCCCGCTGGAAACCGGGGAAACAGTCGGGCCGCCCGGTCCGGGTTAAGTACAACTTGCCCATCGCTTTTACACTGGAATGA
- a CDS encoding saccharopine dehydrogenase family protein, whose amino-acid sequence MANVLIIGAGGVGSVVAHKCAMNNEVFTNIMLASRTKSKCDRIAAEIQEMHGVTVQTAQVDADVVAEVVSLIRSFNPFLVINVALPYQDLPIMDACLEAGVHYMDTANYEPKDVAKFEYSWQWAYKERFEQAGLMALLGCGFDPGATQVFTAYANKHHFDRMDYLDIVDCNAGNHGKAFATNFNPEINIREITQPGRYWENGEWVEIPAMSIHKPIDYPEIGPRESYVLYHEELESLVKNFPTLKRARFWMTFGQAYLTHLEVLQNVGMTRIDPVKFNGMDIVPLEFLKAVLPAPDTLGENYTGQTSIGCQIKGVKDGADRTYYIWNNCDHAETYREVRGQAVSYTTGVPAMIGAMLIVTGVWLKPGVWNCEELDPDPFIEQMNKQGLPVNERVDVPLPHEY is encoded by the coding sequence ATGGCAAATGTGCTCATTATTGGAGCGGGCGGAGTTGGTAGTGTCGTTGCGCATAAGTGCGCAATGAACAACGAAGTCTTCACGAATATAATGCTGGCTAGTCGCACCAAGTCCAAATGCGACCGAATTGCAGCCGAAATTCAGGAGATGCACGGCGTAACGGTGCAGACGGCTCAGGTAGACGCCGATGTCGTTGCGGAAGTGGTATCGCTCATTCGGTCGTTTAACCCGTTTTTGGTTATCAACGTAGCCCTACCCTATCAGGACTTACCGATCATGGATGCCTGTCTGGAAGCGGGTGTTCATTACATGGACACGGCAAACTACGAACCTAAAGATGTCGCTAAATTTGAGTATAGCTGGCAGTGGGCTTACAAAGAGCGGTTTGAACAAGCCGGCTTAATGGCCCTGCTGGGCTGTGGCTTCGACCCCGGCGCTACGCAGGTGTTCACGGCTTATGCCAACAAGCATCACTTCGACCGGATGGATTACCTGGACATTGTTGACTGCAACGCCGGTAATCACGGAAAAGCGTTTGCGACGAATTTCAACCCCGAAATCAACATTCGCGAGATTACACAACCGGGTCGTTACTGGGAAAATGGTGAATGGGTCGAGATTCCAGCCATGAGCATTCACAAGCCAATCGATTACCCCGAAATCGGTCCGCGTGAGTCGTATGTTCTGTATCACGAAGAATTGGAATCGCTGGTCAAAAATTTTCCGACGCTGAAACGGGCGCGGTTCTGGATGACCTTCGGACAGGCTTACCTGACCCACCTCGAAGTGCTGCAAAATGTGGGAATGACCCGCATCGACCCGGTGAAATTCAACGGAATGGACATCGTACCGCTTGAATTTCTGAAAGCGGTTCTACCAGCTCCCGACACGCTTGGTGAAAACTATACGGGTCAGACCAGCATCGGCTGCCAGATCAAAGGCGTAAAAGACGGTGCTGACCGCACGTACTACATCTGGAACAACTGCGATCATGCTGAAACCTACCGCGAAGTGCGGGGCCAAGCCGTTAGTTACACGACGGGCGTCCCGGCCATGATCGGCGCTATGTTGATCGTTACAGGCGTTTGGCTGAAACCCGGCGTCTGGAACTGCGAAGAACTGGACCCAGATCCGTTCATCGAGCAAATGAACAAGCAAGGTTTACCGGTCAATGAGCGCGTCGATGTACCGCTGCCGCACGAGTATTAG
- a CDS encoding WapI family immunity protein, translated as MKFISSAGSFEFSIVGYGAKTTNWRERNNLQCQVSTIWRQHHDSQATPLQTWEVQRLLSGLRSLSHKAANHITLTFSQSGLSLDATALPGDKYRLQIQLDHALTPAWHPYPDFPLEMDMVLNRKQLDEAIRDLSGQLATYPER; from the coding sequence ATGAAATTTATCTCTTCTGCCGGCTCTTTCGAATTTTCCATAGTGGGTTATGGTGCCAAGACCACAAACTGGCGCGAACGTAACAATTTGCAGTGCCAGGTATCAACGATCTGGCGGCAGCACCACGATTCGCAGGCGACCCCGTTGCAAACGTGGGAGGTTCAGCGTCTGCTGAGCGGCTTGCGTTCGCTCTCGCACAAAGCAGCCAATCATATTACCCTGACGTTCTCTCAGTCTGGGCTAAGCCTTGACGCGACGGCGTTGCCCGGTGATAAATATCGGTTGCAGATTCAACTGGACCATGCTTTGACGCCAGCCTGGCATCCTTACCCCGATTTTCCGCTGGAAATGGATATGGTGCTCAACCGAAAACAACTGGATGAAGCGATCCGGGATCTGTCGGGACAGCTGGCTACGTATCCGGAGCGGTAG
- a CDS encoding WapI family immunity protein yields MLLVGQSSFFELNLLNYSNPSTSVSVADRNLLQVAVRSGWQHHRSVSTAAIIYTYEIDLLIKWLRHLHKTGRPEPRLLFSQPSLSIECLSAGTNEYLLQVKLAHDVAPVWHHDPYSPFWLPVVIPKLKVAEAVRQLEQQFSEFPVRW; encoded by the coding sequence ATGCTTTTGGTTGGCCAAAGCAGCTTTTTTGAGCTAAATCTTTTAAACTACAGCAATCCTTCTACCAGCGTTTCGGTTGCTGATCGGAATTTGTTGCAGGTAGCCGTTCGGTCTGGTTGGCAGCATCACCGATCAGTATCTACCGCTGCTATTATCTACACCTACGAAATTGACTTGCTGATCAAGTGGTTACGGCATCTGCACAAAACAGGACGGCCTGAGCCACGGCTGCTTTTTTCCCAGCCTTCTCTGAGCATCGAGTGCCTTTCGGCAGGTACTAATGAGTATTTACTTCAGGTCAAGCTGGCCCACGATGTGGCTCCGGTATGGCATCACGACCCTTATTCCCCTTTTTGGCTCCCCGTAGTAATCCCCAAACTCAAAGTTGCTGAGGCTGTCAGGCAATTAGAGCAACAATTTTCGGAATTTCCTGTACGTTGGTAA
- a CDS encoding TetR/AcrR family transcriptional regulator: MTMERILRAMGDVMAERGTEKAGINAVAEKAGVNKVLIYRYFGGWNGLLEAYVQRGFFLSMFNEKFMESVPEKLPAETRSKIWSEYTIQFMREFRTRKPSQELIRWEMSNGETELARRLAEFRDNSYKKLVDRLAPYSDYDPIAITSLMVAAVTNIVLTSTQRDHIVDIDLTSDAGWERLETAVRRIYSSLSIALELEETKKVEAK, from the coding sequence ATGACTATGGAGCGCATCTTGCGGGCGATGGGTGATGTAATGGCCGAACGGGGAACCGAGAAGGCTGGTATTAACGCTGTAGCCGAAAAAGCAGGTGTTAATAAAGTGCTCATCTACCGGTATTTTGGCGGTTGGAATGGATTGTTAGAAGCTTATGTCCAACGCGGCTTCTTCCTGTCAATGTTCAACGAGAAGTTTATGGAGTCTGTACCCGAAAAACTTCCCGCTGAAACGCGTAGTAAAATATGGTCGGAGTATACGATCCAGTTTATGCGGGAGTTTCGCACTCGCAAGCCATCGCAGGAGCTTATCCGTTGGGAGATGAGCAATGGCGAAACTGAACTGGCCCGTCGACTGGCTGAATTTCGTGATAATTCGTACAAAAAACTGGTTGATCGCCTGGCACCGTACTCCGACTATGACCCTATCGCTATAACAAGCCTGATGGTTGCCGCCGTAACGAACATTGTGCTGACCAGCACCCAGCGCGACCACATTGTTGATATCGACTTAACGTCCGACGCGGGCTGGGAACGTCTGGAAACCGCAGTCCGTCGTATTTATTCGAGCTTGAGTATTGCACTCGAGCTGGAAGAAACCAAAAAAGTGGAAGCGAAATAG